One stretch of Acidobacteriota bacterium DNA includes these proteins:
- a CDS encoding YwbE family protein, protein MNGERRARVQVGMTVRVVEKQNQRSGKLTEGIVQRILTRSPTHPHGIKVMLDGGVVGRVKEIVQP, encoded by the coding sequence ATGAACGGCGAACGACGGGCCCGGGTCCAGGTTGGAATGACGGTGCGGGTGGTGGAAAAGCAGAACCAGCGGAGCGGAAAGCTCACGGAGGGGATCGTGCAGAGAATCCTCACCCGGTCGCCCACCCACCCCCACGGGATCAAGGTGATGCTCGACGGCGGCGTCGTCGGACGGGTCAAGGAGATCGTCCAGCCCTGA
- a CDS encoding FAD-binding protein, which translates to MKPKRSTTGTSSRREFLTGTAAGAVAFGGLLRGRPARAAAPGDAVLSPGRALETDVLVVGAGTAGLAAAVSAAEAGARVALIDKAATFTALGGDNTAIGSRLQKELGIEIDIDEVVGALMRWGGNKPDARLIRLWALNCGRVMDWILGMTDAAGLRAGLWIPTELDATAARIDAWPRPTGFPAGWDYRAESTVEYPTAHRWNEGAHQRLLLEVLEQNARSRGAGVFYETRAAELLAGAGGRVTGVLAETGAGDYVQIRAHKAVVLTTGDYGSNPEMMQRYCPQAAALAASRANLKRVLGVAHNTGDGHRMAMRMGAVMELGPHAPMAHMFHVMGTDAFLRVNRYGERYENEDVDTQSLANQCLQQGGYWVVFDAGWPEDVPKMGLGFRRVWRPDEGTRKRFQSQLKSGQILQAASIGELAAKMKVPQERFRATIERYNTLAREGRDLDFGKRPDRLTRVDRPPFFAGWSDTPDFLAVMGGLVVNPRLQPLDERGRPIAGLYLAGNTVGRRFANDYPVILPGLSHSMAWTHGYLAGKWAAAEKG; encoded by the coding sequence GTGAAACCGAAACGGAGCACCACCGGAACCTCGAGTCGAAGGGAATTTCTTACCGGCACCGCCGCGGGCGCGGTCGCCTTCGGCGGGCTGCTGCGAGGGCGGCCGGCCCGGGCCGCCGCGCCCGGGGACGCCGTCCTCTCCCCCGGGCGGGCGCTCGAGACCGACGTGCTCGTGGTCGGGGCGGGGACGGCGGGACTGGCCGCCGCAGTCTCGGCGGCGGAGGCCGGGGCCCGGGTGGCCCTCATCGACAAGGCGGCGACCTTCACCGCGCTCGGCGGGGACAACACCGCCATCGGCAGCCGGCTGCAGAAAGAGCTCGGTATCGAGATCGACATCGACGAGGTGGTCGGAGCCCTGATGCGCTGGGGAGGGAACAAGCCGGACGCGCGCCTGATCCGGCTCTGGGCCCTCAACTGCGGCCGCGTCATGGACTGGATCCTCGGCATGACCGACGCCGCCGGGCTGCGGGCCGGGCTCTGGATCCCCACCGAGCTGGACGCGACCGCCGCCCGCATCGACGCCTGGCCGCGCCCGACCGGGTTTCCGGCCGGGTGGGACTACCGGGCCGAATCGACGGTGGAATACCCGACGGCCCACCGGTGGAACGAGGGGGCCCACCAGCGGCTGCTGCTCGAGGTGCTGGAGCAGAACGCCCGGAGCCGCGGCGCCGGCGTCTTCTACGAGACCCGCGCGGCCGAGCTGCTGGCGGGCGCCGGGGGGCGGGTCACCGGCGTCCTGGCCGAAACGGGAGCGGGCGATTACGTCCAGATCCGGGCGCACAAGGCCGTCGTGCTCACCACCGGCGATTACGGGAGCAACCCGGAAATGATGCAGAGATATTGCCCGCAGGCGGCCGCGCTCGCGGCCTCCCGGGCCAACCTCAAGCGCGTGCTCGGCGTGGCGCACAACACGGGGGACGGGCACCGCATGGCGATGCGGATGGGGGCCGTCATGGAACTGGGGCCCCACGCCCCGATGGCCCACATGTTCCACGTCATGGGGACCGACGCCTTCCTGCGCGTCAACCGCTACGGCGAGCGGTACGAGAACGAGGACGTGGACACCCAGAGCCTGGCCAACCAGTGCCTGCAGCAGGGGGGGTATTGGGTGGTGTTCGACGCCGGCTGGCCGGAGGACGTGCCGAAGATGGGCCTGGGCTTCCGCCGCGTCTGGCGACCCGACGAGGGGACCAGGAAGAGGTTCCAGTCGCAGCTCAAATCGGGCCAGATCCTCCAGGCGGCGTCGATCGGGGAACTGGCGGCGAAGATGAAGGTGCCCCAGGAGCGCTTCCGGGCGACCATCGAGCGGTACAACACCCTCGCGCGCGAGGGGCGGGACCTCGATTTCGGCAAGCGCCCCGACCGGCTGACGCGCGTCGACCGGCCGCCGTTTTTCGCCGGGTGGAGCGACACCCCCGATTTCCTGGCCGTCATGGGAGGCCTGGTCGTCAACCCGCGCCTGCAGCCGCTCGACGAGCGGGGGAGGCCGATCGCGGGCCTCTACCTGGCGGGCAACACCGTGGGCCGCCGCTTCGCCAACGACTACCCCGTCATCCTCCCCGGCCTCAGCCACAGCATGGCCTGGACCCACGGCTACCTCGCAGGCAAATGGGCCGCCGCGGAGAAGGGCTAG
- a CDS encoding alpha/beta hydrolase, with amino-acid sequence MTGAAEIVAERDVVYAEAGRPLCWNVFRPGAGAAGAPGVLVYHGGGWRVGDRANMTAACEAFARRGWVAIAPEYRLLGEAAWPAPLEDARTAIRAARAKAGVLGIAADRIFLAGYSAGAHLALLAASGSAGPAREGEPCADQPETVAGVAAFFTPAVLPERQGAALGITGPGAAAALDLRTHAGRLPPVILFCGDRDPMTPPELSLDLYQAIRRAGRTADLRLYADLIHEFVSLPGMMEATVEDAAAFFARTVLHKAEFGAALEWLRRWWEGVAAK; translated from the coding sequence ATGACGGGTGCGGCTGAAATCGTGGCCGAGCGGGACGTGGTCTACGCCGAGGCCGGGCGGCCCCTGTGCTGGAACGTCTTCCGGCCCGGCGCGGGGGCCGCCGGCGCGCCGGGCGTCCTCGTCTATCACGGGGGAGGGTGGCGGGTGGGCGACCGGGCGAATATGACCGCCGCCTGCGAGGCCTTCGCCCGCCGGGGCTGGGTGGCCATCGCGCCCGAATACCGGCTGCTTGGCGAGGCCGCCTGGCCGGCGCCCCTCGAGGACGCGCGCACCGCCATCCGAGCCGCGAGGGCAAAAGCAGGCGTGCTTGGGATCGCCGCCGACCGCATCTTCCTGGCCGGCTATTCGGCGGGGGCGCACCTGGCGCTCCTGGCCGCGAGCGGGAGCGCGGGCCCGGCCCGGGAGGGCGAGCCATGCGCCGATCAGCCCGAAACGGTCGCCGGGGTCGCCGCCTTTTTCACCCCCGCCGTCCTCCCGGAGCGGCAGGGGGCCGCGCTCGGCATCACGGGCCCCGGCGCCGCCGCGGCGCTCGACCTCCGGACCCACGCCGGCCGCCTCCCCCCCGTCATTCTCTTCTGCGGCGACCGCGACCCCATGACCCCGCCGGAGCTCTCCCTGGACCTCTACCAGGCCATCCGCCGGGCGGGGCGCACCGCCGATTTGCGCCTGTACGCGGACCTGATCCACGAGTTCGTCTCGCTCCCAGGGATGATGGAGGCCACCGTCGAGGACGCGGCCGCCTTCTTCGCCCGCACGGTCCTCCACAAGGCGGAGTTCGGCGCCGCGCTCGAGTGGTTGCGCCGGTGGTGGGAGGGCGTTGCGGCAAAGTAG
- a CDS encoding carboxylesterase family protein, protein MKKIWITLFLVGAWAQLAVSQIQTVKVTGGEVEGIVADGLSVFKGIPFAAPPVGELRWKAPAPVAPWTGVKKADAFAHACMQPPNSQGNTAPVSEDCLYLNVWTPAEKAGDKLPVIVWIHGGGFSGGSTSIPMYDGAGLAKKGVVVVSVAYRVGPFGFLAHPELSRESGRGSGNYGLEDMIAGLRWVKENIARFGGNVSNVTLFGHSAGGMAVNQLAASPVAKGLFHRVLCMSGGSFAPLQTSAQGAPGLGIPALELAESSGRALLEKLRVADIRAARALGAEEIQKNAAGRFRPVADGYVIPSDLYSIYQARRFNDTPILLGITSDELGGFGARGPVTPEQFEKQIRSQYGAAAETILAAYPHATDAEAARSTKEVSRDSQFGWSTWTWARLQSAKGKGKAYTYYFDYHEPTAEGSGHGSDLPYAFRTLGPGRQGEPKPEDLKLSDLMSSYWVNFARKGDPNGPGLPAWPAFMEKDQKAMVFDAAPGARPVPNLDKLKAFDAYFSGLREAK, encoded by the coding sequence ATGAAGAAAATATGGATCACCCTTTTTCTGGTCGGCGCCTGGGCGCAGCTGGCGGTTTCACAGATTCAAACGGTCAAGGTAACGGGCGGGGAGGTCGAGGGCATCGTCGCCGACGGCCTTTCGGTCTTCAAGGGGATCCCCTTCGCCGCGCCCCCGGTGGGGGAGCTGCGCTGGAAGGCGCCCGCGCCGGTGGCGCCCTGGACCGGCGTCAAGAAGGCGGACGCGTTCGCCCACGCCTGCATGCAACCCCCCAACTCGCAGGGGAACACCGCCCCGGTCAGCGAGGACTGTCTCTACCTGAACGTGTGGACGCCGGCCGAAAAGGCGGGCGATAAGCTCCCGGTGATCGTCTGGATCCACGGCGGGGGGTTCAGCGGCGGCTCGACCAGCATCCCCATGTACGACGGGGCGGGCCTGGCCAAAAAGGGCGTGGTTGTGGTCAGCGTCGCCTACCGCGTCGGCCCGTTCGGGTTCCTCGCGCACCCGGAACTCAGCCGGGAGAGCGGCCGGGGGTCGGGCAACTACGGCCTCGAGGACATGATCGCGGGGCTCCGATGGGTGAAGGAAAACATCGCGCGATTCGGGGGGAATGTCTCGAACGTCACCCTCTTCGGCCACTCTGCCGGCGGGATGGCGGTCAACCAGCTCGCGGCTTCCCCGGTCGCCAAGGGGCTGTTCCACCGTGTCCTCTGCATGAGCGGGGGGTCGTTCGCCCCGCTCCAGACCTCGGCGCAGGGGGCGCCGGGACTGGGCATCCCGGCGCTCGAACTCGCGGAATCGTCGGGAAGGGCCCTGCTCGAGAAGCTGCGAGTCGCCGACATCCGGGCGGCGCGCGCGCTCGGCGCCGAGGAGATCCAGAAGAACGCCGCGGGAAGGTTCCGGCCGGTGGCCGACGGGTACGTCATCCCGAGCGACCTCTATTCGATCTACCAGGCGCGCCGCTTCAACGACACCCCGATTTTGCTCGGCATCACCTCCGACGAGCTGGGAGGGTTCGGCGCCCGCGGCCCGGTCACCCCCGAGCAGTTCGAAAAACAGATCCGGTCGCAGTACGGCGCCGCGGCCGAGACGATCCTGGCCGCCTACCCGCACGCCACCGACGCCGAGGCGGCCCGCTCGACCAAGGAGGTGTCGCGCGACAGCCAATTCGGCTGGAGCACCTGGACCTGGGCGCGGCTCCAGTCCGCGAAGGGGAAGGGGAAGGCGTACACCTACTATTTCGATTACCACGAGCCTACGGCCGAGGGATCGGGGCACGGGAGCGACCTCCCCTACGCCTTCAGGACCCTGGGACCCGGGCGGCAGGGAGAGCCCAAGCCGGAGGATCTGAAACTCTCCGACCTGATGAGTTCCTACTGGGTCAACTTTGCCCGGAAGGGGGACCCGAACGGGCCCGGACTGCCCGCCTGGCCCGCATTTATGGAAAAGGACCAGAAGGCGATGGTGTTCGACGCGGCGCCCGGCGCCCGCCCGGTCCCGAATCTGGACAAACTGAAGGCGTTCGACGCCTACTTCTCAGGGCTCAGGGAGGCGAAGTAA
- a CDS encoding pyridoxamine 5'-phosphate oxidase family protein, producing the protein MLLSEYFEKAQGRGVMATADSAGRPTAAVYARPHFFGEDSVAFIMADRLMHYNLQSNPHAVYLFMESGEAYAGRRLYLTKTREEVNSPLIEELRRRCPAEGGKPESTRYLVHFSVDRVLPLVGDGE; encoded by the coding sequence ATGCTGTTGAGCGAATATTTCGAAAAAGCCCAGGGCCGGGGGGTCATGGCCACGGCTGATTCGGCCGGGCGGCCGACCGCGGCCGTCTATGCCCGTCCCCACTTCTTCGGGGAGGACTCGGTCGCCTTCATCATGGCCGATCGGCTGATGCACTACAACCTGCAGTCCAACCCGCACGCGGTCTATCTCTTCATGGAATCGGGCGAGGCCTACGCGGGGCGGCGCCTCTATCTCACCAAGACCCGGGAGGAGGTAAACTCCCCCCTGATCGAAGAGCTCCGGCGCCGCTGCCCCGCCGAGGGGGGAAAGCCGGAATCGACCCGGTACCTCGTCCATTTCTCGGTCGACCGGGTCCTCCCCCTGGTCGGCGATGGTGAGTAG
- a CDS encoding flavodoxin family protein — MKLLAVNGSPRKRWNTATLLEKALEGAAARGAETGLVHLYDLDFKGCVSCFACKTPGGASYGRCPIEDGLRPLLEEVPRADALLLGSPVYLGSVTGEMQSFLERLIFPYLTYTDPPATLFPKKIRTGFIYTMGAGEEAARQRSMEANSPAHRFLLELVFGGARELWSYDTYQFEDYGKVYAPRFDPGKKARRRAEVFPEDCRRAFELGAGLVS, encoded by the coding sequence ATGAAACTTCTGGCGGTCAACGGGAGTCCGAGAAAGAGGTGGAACACGGCGACCCTGCTCGAAAAGGCGCTGGAGGGGGCGGCCGCGCGGGGGGCGGAAACCGGACTGGTTCATCTCTACGATCTCGATTTCAAGGGGTGCGTGAGCTGCTTTGCGTGCAAGACCCCGGGGGGCGCGAGCTACGGGCGCTGCCCGATCGAAGACGGGCTCCGGCCGCTGCTCGAGGAGGTCCCGCGGGCGGATGCGCTGCTCCTGGGGTCGCCCGTCTACCTCGGGTCGGTCACGGGGGAGATGCAGTCCTTCCTGGAGCGGCTGATCTTCCCCTACCTGACCTACACCGATCCCCCGGCGACGCTCTTTCCCAAAAAGATCCGCACCGGATTTATCTACACCATGGGTGCCGGCGAGGAAGCGGCCCGGCAGCGGAGCATGGAGGCGAACTCCCCCGCCCACCGGTTTCTGCTCGAGCTTGTGTTCGGGGGCGCGCGAGAGCTCTGGAGCTACGACACCTACCAGTTCGAGGACTACGGCAAGGTCTACGCCCCGCGTTTCGATCCCGGGAAGAAGGCCCGGCGCCGCGCGGAGGTTTTTCCCGAAGACTGCCGCCGGGCGTTCGAACTGGGGGCCGGACTGGTTTCCTGA
- a CDS encoding oligoendopeptidase F family protein: MRGRIWLSILIGLACVWAVAGAGDLREYEPDPNAERAAVPDGYKWDLAPLYPSAEAWEAARLEILREAPSLARFEGKLSDPAELGDCLRLYFRLHREASHVAMYANLRQNVARADDAASRRVQQALGAMDELMRRAAFIRRETAALPAGALENSFAAEPGLAEYRNYLANLRRRSNRILSPDAERALALLGDNLWAEIDLNEIPSPLEDAFNGLMADMTWPVVRDQRGREVRLSMAGLSVLRRAPEREVRREAYEAYFGMLRRYQHVLGATLGGQVRLDAAYARARGYDSSLEAYLDRDNVPVAVYDNLVGTVNRNLGLLHRYVELRRKVLGLPDVRVSDLYVPLAAEVEESVPFTGARSTLLAALKPLGPEYGAVLAEGLDPASGWLDLYPHRGKQSGAFTFSVYGPHPFVLMNYMNSLDDLSTLAHEYGHALHSHFAMKSRAYPDFRYVSMIAEIASTCNESLLADHLLAGADSPARRAYLLAERLETIRTTIFRQTLFAEFERDIHRMWEAGTPLTPALLDETYRGLIARYYGPGFTLGRDDGMEWAGVPHFYYKYYVWSYATGLSSGIAIADRIRAGGEPAAEAYLEMLRGGGSAPPLELLKRAGVDLTRPDAIEAAMSVFERALDEAEKLLVGQGRRAGRKSDAGGTFGPGRS; this comes from the coding sequence ATGCGCGGGAGGATCTGGCTGTCGATTCTGATCGGCCTGGCTTGCGTCTGGGCCGTCGCCGGGGCCGGGGACCTGCGGGAGTACGAGCCCGACCCCAACGCGGAGCGCGCCGCTGTGCCGGACGGGTACAAGTGGGACCTCGCGCCCCTCTATCCTTCCGCGGAGGCGTGGGAGGCGGCGCGGCTCGAGATCCTGCGGGAGGCACCGTCGCTCGCGCGGTTCGAGGGGAAGCTGTCCGACCCGGCCGAGCTCGGCGACTGCCTGCGCCTCTACTTCCGGCTGCACCGCGAGGCGAGCCACGTGGCGATGTACGCGAACCTCCGCCAGAACGTGGCACGGGCGGACGACGCGGCGTCGCGCCGGGTGCAGCAGGCGCTCGGGGCGATGGACGAGCTGATGCGGCGCGCAGCCTTCATCCGGCGCGAGACGGCGGCGCTGCCGGCCGGCGCGCTCGAGAACTCCTTCGCGGCGGAGCCGGGCCTGGCGGAATACCGGAATTATCTCGCCAACCTCCGGCGGCGTTCGAACCGCATCCTGTCCCCCGACGCGGAGCGCGCGCTCGCCCTGCTCGGCGACAACCTCTGGGCCGAAATCGACCTCAACGAGATCCCGTCCCCGCTCGAGGACGCTTTCAACGGGCTCATGGCCGACATGACGTGGCCCGTTGTCCGGGACCAACGGGGGAGGGAGGTGCGCCTTTCGATGGCCGGGCTCTCGGTCCTGCGCCGGGCGCCGGAGCGCGAGGTGCGCCGGGAGGCGTACGAAGCCTATTTCGGCATGCTGCGCCGGTACCAGCACGTGCTGGGAGCCACCCTCGGAGGCCAGGTCAGGCTGGACGCGGCCTACGCGCGGGCCCGCGGGTACGACTCCTCGCTCGAGGCCTACCTCGACCGGGACAACGTGCCGGTGGCCGTCTACGACAACCTCGTCGGCACGGTCAACCGCAACCTGGGGCTGCTGCACCGGTACGTGGAACTGCGCCGGAAGGTGCTCGGCCTGCCCGACGTGCGGGTCTCGGACCTCTACGTGCCGCTGGCGGCGGAGGTCGAGGAAAGCGTCCCGTTCACCGGGGCTCGATCGACCCTCCTGGCGGCCCTCAAACCGCTCGGACCGGAGTACGGCGCGGTGCTGGCGGAGGGACTCGACCCGGCGAGCGGCTGGCTCGACCTCTATCCCCACCGGGGGAAGCAGAGCGGCGCCTTCACCTTCAGCGTCTACGGCCCGCACCCCTTCGTGCTGATGAACTACATGAACTCGCTCGACGACCTGTCCACGCTGGCCCACGAGTACGGGCACGCGCTCCACAGCCATTTCGCGATGAAGAGCCGAGCCTACCCCGACTTCCGCTACGTCAGCATGATCGCGGAGATCGCCTCGACCTGCAACGAATCGCTCCTGGCCGATCACCTCCTCGCCGGGGCCGATTCCCCCGCCCGGAGGGCGTACCTGCTGGCGGAGCGGCTGGAGACCATCCGGACGACCATCTTCCGGCAGACCCTTTTTGCGGAGTTCGAGCGCGACATCCACCGGATGTGGGAGGCGGGCACTCCCCTCACCCCGGCGCTGCTCGACGAGACCTACCGCGGGCTGATTGCCAGATATTACGGCCCCGGTTTCACCTTGGGCCGGGATGACGGGATGGAGTGGGCGGGCGTGCCCCATTTCTACTACAAGTATTACGTCTGGTCCTATGCCACGGGCCTCTCCTCCGGCATCGCCATCGCGGACCGGATCCGCGCCGGGGGCGAGCCGGCGGCCGAGGCCTACCTGGAGATGCTGCGGGGCGGCGGGTCCGCCCCCCCGCTCGAACTGCTGAAAAGGGCCGGGGTCGACCTGACCCGCCCGGACGCGATCGAGGCCGCCATGAGCGTTTTCGAGCGCGCCCTGGACGAGGCGGAGAAGCTGCTCGTCGGGCAGGGACGCCGGGCGGGAAGAAAATCGGACGCGGGCGGAACCTTCGGCCCCGGGCGTTCGTAA
- a CDS encoding UvrD-helicase domain-containing protein produces the protein MANPETESPDSAQRRRALDPSRSFIVQSPAGSGKTELLIQRYLTLLGLVERPEAVSAITFTRKAAGEMGRRVMDALAAAAGERPDQGHRALTWELARRVRANSEARGWRLEHNPGRLGIQTIDALCASVVRRLPWLSRMGGAPSVVEDARELYREAARATLDLLEGGRCGEEVAILLRHVDNDRQALERLLVGMLARRDQWLRHIDAAEPEKSRAALERSLENVALDAVAAVRGAVPDRWAVEMAAIAAEAGLHLEEAGREGAALACVGLAGPPGADRLDAWLGMADILLTKGGAWRKSLTVANGFPSTDKPLKERCGGLIETLSASEAARRALDELRHLPDRRFSEEQWRILSSVVKLLPVAVGHLDGIFRARGAADFVEVAIAARRSLEGSSGAGPDQRVEHILVDEFQDTSVSQHALLAALTAGWRPGDGRTVFAVGDPMQSIYRFREAEVGLFLKTRRDGIGSVPMEPITLEANFRSAAGVVGWVNDTFPGVMPEEEEIPTGAIPFSPSAAVRGAGEGPAVTLHPFIGRDDEGEAARVVEIVRSARDRGDKAAILVRSRSHLASILPALEAAGVGFRAVEIEPLALMSVIGDLAALTRALIHPADRIAWLAVLRAPWCGMTLGELCAVAGNDLQAAVRDLSRDEGVTAALGAEGRSRLARVTAALERARGMRSASLRARVEGTWLALGGPACASKPEDIENAGVFFDLLEEMDDGGTLDMERFEQRIGELYARPDPGADDLLEILTIHKAKGLEFDVVVVPGLGRPPNHDEARLMLWLERPRLADAEADLLLASPGAAGAERDRTYDYLRRIEGLKSAHETGRLLYVAATRARSELHLLGHAGFKEGDDGIELKEPASGSLLGCLWPAARGAFEEAAARYAPAEVDGGAPPPAGRVPRPIRRLAPGWALPVLPAAVEGTAAEPGEAGEGRVSFHWVGDTLRHVGTVVHQALRQIAEGGAWTEDTVRGRVPSFRSALASLGVPREECAAAADRVAAALAGALGDERGRWLLGPHGLAACEYALSGVVEGRVVGARIDRTFVDERGTRWVVDYKSSLHEGAGVDAFLDNECARYRGQLERYRKLFGMLEERPVRTALYFPLLGAWREVE, from the coding sequence ATGGCCAATCCCGAAACCGAAAGCCCCGACAGCGCTCAGAGAAGGCGCGCGCTCGACCCGTCCCGCTCGTTCATCGTGCAATCTCCCGCGGGGTCGGGAAAGACGGAACTCCTGATCCAGCGGTACCTGACGCTGCTGGGCCTGGTGGAGCGGCCCGAGGCCGTGAGCGCGATCACCTTCACCCGCAAGGCCGCGGGCGAAATGGGCCGGCGCGTCATGGATGCCCTCGCCGCGGCCGCCGGGGAACGCCCCGACCAGGGGCACCGGGCCCTCACCTGGGAGCTGGCCCGGCGGGTGCGCGCCAACAGCGAGGCGCGGGGATGGCGGCTCGAGCACAATCCCGGGCGGCTCGGGATCCAGACGATCGACGCCCTCTGCGCCTCGGTCGTGAGGCGGCTGCCGTGGCTCTCCCGCATGGGGGGCGCGCCCTCCGTGGTCGAGGATGCCCGCGAGCTGTACCGGGAAGCGGCGCGGGCGACGCTCGATCTTCTCGAAGGGGGCCGGTGCGGGGAAGAGGTCGCCATCCTGCTCCGTCACGTGGACAACGATCGCCAGGCCCTCGAGCGCCTGCTCGTCGGCATGCTCGCGCGGCGGGACCAGTGGCTGCGCCACATCGACGCGGCCGAACCGGAAAAGAGCCGGGCGGCGCTGGAGCGTTCGCTGGAAAACGTGGCGCTCGACGCCGTCGCCGCCGTCCGCGGGGCGGTCCCGGACCGGTGGGCCGTGGAGATGGCCGCGATCGCGGCCGAGGCGGGACTCCACCTCGAGGAGGCGGGGAGGGAGGGAGCCGCCCTGGCGTGCGTCGGCCTGGCCGGACCCCCCGGCGCGGACCGTCTCGACGCCTGGCTCGGGATGGCCGACATCCTGCTCACGAAGGGGGGGGCCTGGAGAAAGAGCCTGACCGTCGCGAACGGGTTCCCCTCGACGGACAAGCCGCTGAAAGAGCGCTGCGGCGGATTGATCGAGACCCTTTCGGCGAGCGAGGCGGCGCGCCGGGCCCTGGACGAGCTCCGTCACCTCCCCGACCGGCGTTTTTCGGAGGAGCAGTGGCGGATCCTGTCATCGGTCGTGAAGCTGCTGCCGGTCGCGGTCGGCCACCTCGACGGCATCTTCCGCGCGCGGGGGGCGGCCGATTTCGTCGAGGTCGCGATCGCCGCCCGCAGGTCGCTGGAAGGCTCGTCCGGCGCCGGCCCCGATCAGCGCGTCGAGCATATCCTGGTCGACGAGTTCCAGGACACCTCCGTCAGCCAGCACGCGCTCCTGGCGGCGCTGACGGCCGGGTGGCGGCCGGGCGACGGGCGGACGGTCTTCGCCGTGGGGGACCCGATGCAGTCGATCTACCGCTTCCGCGAGGCGGAAGTGGGGCTTTTTCTCAAGACCCGCCGGGACGGGATCGGCTCCGTCCCGATGGAGCCGATCACGCTCGAGGCCAATTTCCGGTCGGCCGCGGGCGTGGTCGGGTGGGTGAACGACACCTTCCCCGGCGTCATGCCGGAGGAGGAGGAGATCCCCACCGGCGCGATACCGTTCAGCCCCTCGGCGGCGGTGCGCGGGGCGGGGGAGGGGCCCGCCGTCACCCTGCATCCCTTCATCGGGCGAGACGACGAAGGGGAGGCCGCCCGGGTGGTGGAAATCGTCCGGTCGGCCCGGGACCGGGGGGACAAGGCCGCGATCCTGGTCCGCTCCCGCTCCCACCTGGCGTCGATCCTCCCGGCACTCGAGGCCGCCGGGGTAGGGTTCCGGGCCGTGGAGATCGAGCCGCTGGCGCTCATGAGCGTCATCGGGGACCTCGCCGCGCTGACGCGGGCGCTGATCCACCCGGCCGACCGCATCGCGTGGCTCGCCGTGCTGCGCGCCCCGTGGTGCGGGATGACGCTTGGGGAACTCTGCGCCGTCGCGGGGAACGATCTCCAGGCGGCGGTCCGGGACCTCTCGCGCGACGAAGGCGTGACGGCGGCGCTCGGCGCCGAAGGACGCTCGCGGCTCGCGCGCGTCACCGCGGCGCTCGAGAGGGCGCGGGGGATGCGGTCGGCGTCGCTGCGCGCCCGGGTCGAGGGGACGTGGCTCGCGCTCGGGGGGCCGGCATGCGCCTCGAAGCCGGAAGATATCGAGAACGCCGGGGTGTTTTTCGACCTCCTCGAGGAGATGGACGACGGCGGCACGCTCGACATGGAGCGGTTCGAGCAGCGTATCGGGGAGCTCTACGCCCGGCCCGATCCCGGGGCGGACGACCTCCTCGAGATCCTGACCATCCACAAGGCCAAGGGCCTCGAGTTCGACGTGGTCGTCGTGCCGGGCCTCGGCCGGCCGCCGAACCATGACGAAGCGCGCCTGATGCTGTGGCTCGAGCGCCCCCGCCTCGCCGATGCCGAGGCCGACCTGCTGTTGGCTTCGCCCGGCGCCGCCGGCGCCGAACGCGACAGGACCTACGATTACCTCAGGCGGATCGAAGGATTGAAGTCGGCCCACGAGACGGGGCGCCTGCTCTATGTCGCCGCCACCCGGGCCCGGTCGGAACTCCACCTGCTCGGGCATGCCGGGTTCAAGGAGGGGGACGACGGGATCGAACTGAAGGAGCCGGCCTCGGGATCGCTCCTCGGTTGCCTGTGGCCGGCCGCGCGGGGGGCGTTCGAGGAGGCGGCGGCGCGGTACGCCCCGGCCGAGGTCGACGGCGGGGCGCCGCCCCCGGCGGGGCGGGTACCCCGGCCGATCCGCCGCCTGGCGCCCGGCTGGGCCCTGCCGGTCCTTCCGGCCGCGGTCGAGGGAACGGCCGCGGAGCCGGGGGAGGCCGGGGAGGGCCGGGTGAGCTTCCACTGGGTCGGGGACACGCTGCGGCACGTCGGCACCGTCGTGCACCAGGCGCTCAGACAGATCGCCGAGGGGGGAGCGTGGACGGAGGACACGGTCAGGGGGCGCGTGCCGTCGTTTCGCTCCGCCCTCGCCTCCCTGGGGGTGCCCCGGGAGGAATGCGCGGCGGCGGCGGACCGGGTGGCCGCCGCGCTGGCGGGGGCGCTCGGGGACGAGCGCGGGAGGTGGCTGCTCGGGCCGCACGGGCTGGCGGCGTGCGAATACGCCCTCAGCGGCGTCGTCGAGGGGCGGGTGGTCGGCGCGCGGATCGACCGGACCTTCGTCGACGAGCGGGGCACGCGGTGGGTCGTCGACTACAAATCCAGCCTGCACGAAGGGGCGGGCGTCGACGCGTTCCTCGACAACGAGTGCGCCCGCTACCGCGGTCAACTCGAGAGATACCGCAAGCTGTTCGGGATGCTGGAGGAGCGGCCGGTGCGCACGGCCCTCTACTTCCCCCTCCTGGGCGCCTGGCGCGAGGTCGAATAG
- a CDS encoding type II toxin-antitoxin system prevent-host-death family antitoxin: MLTINIHEAKTNLSRLIERAVKGEPFIIAKAGKPLVKVTRIEAAAEKPKKRLGFMIGQISVPDDFDRMGDNEIDRLFEGEA, from the coding sequence ATGCTGACAATCAACATCCATGAGGCAAAAACCAACCTTTCGCGCCTGATTGAGAGGGCCGTCAAAGGGGAGCCCTTCATCATTGCCAAGGCAGGCAAACCCCTCGTGAAGGTCACGCGGATCGAGGCTGCTGCCGAGAAACCTAAAAAACGGTTAGGCTTCATGATCGGCCAGATTTCGGTGCCGGACGATTTTGACCGGATGGGCGACAATGAAATCGATCGGCTTTTTGAGGGCGAAGCATGA